One genomic segment of Tubulanus polymorphus chromosome 4, tnTubPoly1.2, whole genome shotgun sequence includes these proteins:
- the LOC141904110 gene encoding uncharacterized protein LOC141904110, which yields MGGGSGNERCASKSCKGVNVFFISILLAGALGVGVASMFTTWWMEIKVSNLNDPVIVNGRRDPLAMIYFSRDRGLFRECSNEKDVNMTCQTVAFNPTAPCANQSVGFWKITDLMKSQVGIHVGSLLMIGIALYCALFSLMFGPGMIKVACATSSIGLVGNIVAMVIFHIIMDKEKSEHIPELNLFFSWPQVLKKSTTQAFSWSYYMMWISTGAMLLSVVYAIIVSACWVDNNQDDGDDDEEDDVTDDEEPVYRSTGRKSDTPYVHSNHSYEDDLRRSRDLEKPRGPWGFDNYGRANTNASRYEDHSYPIRY from the exons ATGGGCGGAGGATCTGGAAATGAACGTTGTGCTAGTAAATCGTGTAAAGGagtgaatgtattttttatatctatattactgGCAGGAGCtctgggagtaggagtagccTCGATGTTTACTACCTGGTGGATGGAGATAAAAGTGTCGAATCTAAACGATCCGGTGATAGTTAACGGCCGCCGCGATCCACTGGCGATGATTTACTTTTCCCGAGACCGGGGATTATTCAGAGAATGTAGCAATGAAAAAG atgtGAATATGACCTGCCAAACCGTTGCATTCAATCCAACCGCACCCTGCGCCAATCAGAGCGTtggtttttggaaaattacgG ATTTGATGAAATCCCAAGTCGGAATACACGTCGGTTCGTTGCTGATGATTGGTATAGCTTTGTACTGTGCTTTATTCTCTCTCATGTTTGGACCCGGAATGATCAAAGTCGCCTGTGCTACATCTTCCATCGGGC TTGTTGGTAACATTGTAGCGATGGTAATTTTTCATATAATAATGGACAAGGAAAAAAGTGAACATATACCTGAGCTGAATCTCTTTTTCTCTTGGCCCCAG GTTTTGAAAAAGAGCACGACTCAAGCATTCAGCTGGTCCTACTATATGATGTGGATTTCTACGGGAGCTATGTTGCTGTCCGTCGTATATGCGATTATAGTCTCCGCTTGCTGGGTCGACAATAACCAGGATGACGGTGACGATGACGAAGAAGACGATGTCACGGATGACGAGGAGCCGGTGTACCGCAGCACAGGACGAAAGTCCGATACGCCTTACGTGCACAGCAACCATAGTTACGAAGACGATTTGAGGCGATCCCGTGATCTGGAGAAACCGCGCGGACCTTGGGGATTCGACAATTACGGTCGAGCGAACACAAACGCGAGTCGTTACGAAGATCATTCATATCCGATCAGATATTAG
- the LOC141903955 gene encoding uncharacterized protein LOC141903955, with protein sequence MDRSSSRVIELHTTNENDDNIDTKKLLRVGVIEIVFGFLVLLIGVVTAILLVNIIYHLWFAVLIMLFAGLTVHAHRVKTKNWFTAAMAFGILNFVFSIFVIVWDFVCLGVVHTAFQNDTATATNRPFGVAANAVQDDSIFDALYSLEIIFCAVIFITSFFHIINAADLRKELEKSEGTEN encoded by the coding sequence ATGGACAGATCGAGTAGTAGAGTAATAGAACTTCACACTACGaacgaaaatgatgataatatcgACACGAAGAAACTGCTACGAGTTGGAGTAATAGAGATTGTCTTTGGTTTCTTGGTTTTGTTGATTGGAGTAGTAACGGCTATTCTACTGGTCAATATCATCTATCATTTATGGTTCGCTGTGTTGATCATGCTGTTTGCCGGTTTGACAGTCCATGCTCACCGCGTAAAGACTAAGAACTGGTTCACCGCTGCGATGGCCTTCGGAATTCTGAATTTCGTATTTTCGATATTCGTCATCGTTTGGGATTTCGTCTGCCTCGGCGTCGTCCACACGGCCTTTCAGAACGACACCGCCACGGCGACGAACAGGCCATTTGGTGTGGCCGCCAATGCAGTTCAGGATGACTCAATATTTGATGCACTATATTCATTAGAGATCATCTTTTGCGCGGTGATTTTCATCACAAGCTTCTTCCACATTATCAATGCAGCCGATTTGAGAAAAGAATTGGAAAAATCTGAGGGGAcggaaaattag
- the LOC141903954 gene encoding uncharacterized protein LOC141903954, whose translation MDDAAYASAFDAYMFYFSGREMMRKRLSDALRTCYHQEGNGLRVLSIGPARGHTLEDAMNAVGEEIKLERVDCVECNSVMIAELKERVGLLAANYCFDFNVYHRKFSVEDTTAASFLPSNFYDLIVFNHVLYYFDDPGRVIHEAVCRLTRNGGHAFVCLNVLNTVGMMCGEINRILQRKGEWKAEAPSIQWNSFDTRKILIDAKMRIILDSTDECGVALHIALRPTRPCICEQDKEMRRLADCVLSFYAQRDVSELAEEERTQIQSVIRRHTYETYGFPFDKLKIESYLVARE comes from the coding sequence ATGGACGACGCAGCGTATGCCTCCGCGTTTGATGCAtacatgttttattttagtgGACGAGAAATGATGCGGAAACGTCTTTCGGACGCGTTACGGACTTGTTACCACCAGGAAGGAAATGGACTGCGGGTTCTATCGATCGGGCCGGCACGAGGTCATACGTTAGAAGATGCAATGAACGCAGTAGGCGAAGAAATAAAGTTAGAGCGCGTGGATTGTGTGGAATGTAACAGTGTGATGATTGCTGAATTGaaagaacgtgttggtttgtTAGCTGCAAACtattgttttgatttcaacGTATATCATCGAAAATTCTCAGTCGAGGACACGACCGCGGCTTCCTTCCTACCGAGTAACTTCTACGATTTAATCGTGTTCAACCACGTATTGTATTATTTCGACGATCCTGGTCGTGTGATACACGAGGCCGTCTGTCGCCTTACTCGAAATGGTGGCCACGCGTTTGTATGTCTTAACGTACTAAATACAGTCGGGATGATGTGCGGCGAAATCAATCGTATTTTGCAAAGGAAAGGAGAGTGGAAGGCGGAAGCCCCGAGCATTCAGTGGAATTCGTTTGATACGAGAAAGATTCTGATCGATGCAAAAATGCGAATCATTTTGGATTCTACCGATGAATGTGGAGTTGCATTACACATCGCTTTGAGACCAACTCGACCCTGTATCTGTGAACAGGATAAAGAAATGCGGAGACTCGCTGATTGCGTTTTATCGTTTTACGCTCAAAGAGATGTCAGTGAATTAGCCGAGGAAGAACGCACTCAAATACAGAGTGTCATCCGTCGTCACACATATGAAACTTACGGGTTTCCTTTTGATAAACTTAAAATCGAAAGTTATCTGGTGGCTAGAGAataa